One Perognathus longimembris pacificus isolate PPM17 chromosome 13, ASM2315922v1, whole genome shotgun sequence genomic window, atcatctatctagagAAAATATGCAATGTCTTTTCTTAAAAGTTGGGTATTCGTGTAATAGTGAATCTACCTGACAGGATTTCTGAAATTTGAATTTGTTCATTCTTGTGGAATTAATACATAAAACATGTTAGGGAGGATATTTACCAGTTTAACTGCATCAAATTTTTAGATGCAATTGGCAATTAATCTCCAACTTGGGACTACCAAAGTATTTCTAATGCTGAGTAATATTATTTTGGTGTCCCtaaattttgaactcagggctttgcacttactAGACAAAtagcttttatttgcttttgtttcctcatAATGTCTCACTATTAGGCCTAGACCAGCCTGGCCTGCAATTGTGTTATTTTTATAACTGGCATAGCTGAGGCCACAGATGCATGCAAGCATGCAAGAAGTTTTCTTGGTTGGAATGAGTCTGGCTAACTGCTAGACCTGGACTTAAACAACAATCTGACCGATTTCTCCCCCCAAGTAGCTGGGTTGGCACAAGAGAGCAATAATACCCCTAACACGGTTGGATACATTTTATTTACTAAAGATTTACAAATGATTACAACGTGTTGATAATATTTGAAAGCTGTTGACTATGCTAATGTCTCTATTCAGAACAGGTTTTCGTAGGATGACCTCGATGAAGGAGCACAACTTCACAGCAGTGAATGAATTCATCCTGATGGGCATCACAGACCGTCCTGAGCTACAGGCACCACTGTTCGCACTATTCCTCATCATCTACCTCATCTCAACTGTGGGCAACTTGGGCATGGTCATCCTCACCATGGTGGACTCCAGCCTGCAGACCCCAATGTACTTTCTCCTCCGACACCTGACTCTCACTGATCTTGGTTATTCCACAGCGGTGGGACCCAAAATGTTGGTCAATTTTGTTGTGGATCAAAACACCATCAGCTACAATTTTTGCGCTATGCAGCTAgctttctttttggtgtttatcTGTaatgaaatttttcttctttctgccatGTCCTACGACCGTTTTGTGGCCATATGCAACCCACTGCTCTATACCATCCTCATGTCACAAAGAGTGTGCTGGGTGCTTGCCACAACTCCTTATCTGTACAGTAAATTCATGTCGCTTCTCGTCACCATAAGGATATTCACCTCTTCTTTCTGTGGCTACAATGTCCTACACCATTTCTTCTGCGACCTTATCCCTTTGTTATCGTTGCTTTGTTCTAACGCACGTGAGATTGAGCTGGTCATCATGATCTTCGCAACTTTTAATCTGATCTCCACTCCACTGTTCGTCCTCATGTCCTACCTGCTCATACTGATAGCTGTACTCAAGATAAACTCGGCTGAAGGCAGGTGCAAGGCTTTCTCCACCTGCACGTCCCACCTGACCGTGGTCATAGTTTTCTATGGGACTTTGATATTCATGTATCTACAGCCCAAATGCAGCAATGCTATTGATACCGGCCAAGTAGCTTCTGTCTTTTATACCTTGATCATCCCAATGTTGAATCCGTTGATCTATAGCCTGAGGAACAAAGATGTAAAATGTGCTCTACAGAAGACATGGGGGAAAAAATTGCTGTATGTGTTCTTAAAACGTGCATGCACTGATTCCTGAAAACCGGTGTGGAATGTgaactttccttcttcttttctataGCTAACACAAATGGGATCTGAAAATATATGCTGGATGGCAGAAATTGTTCATAGTAGGAAAATTTCTAAAGAATGTTTAATAAAGCTTGTAAAGTCTTTCCTTGTCTTCAAGGGGAGAGCTAAAGTAGAATGATCAAGTAACATTGCCCTACAGAAAGGCTTCAGCATCAACATGAAAGCAGGCGGTAGAGGTGTATGCAGCAGGCATGTGAGAAAGGTATGTGCAAAAGAGAAGCAATGATGCTTTTACTGACAATCGTCCTCGTTTAAATAAAAATTGCAATATCATCTGCATTTCTGTTTGTgtgcttttatgttttcttttcaaatttttattatcaaactgatgtacagagaggttacagtttcataccttaggcattggatacatttcttgtactgtttgacaccttgtccctcataccccctcccccccctttccttcccgccccccccccccggaggtgttcacttcacttacaccaaacagttttgcaagtattgcttttgtagttgtttctctttttttacccttgtctctcaaatttggtattccctttgaatttcctacttccaataccactaaacacggtttccaatatactcagataagattacagagacagtgtaggtacaaccacaggaatgtgatacaagaacatcctcaataatagaagctacagatacacataggacgttgaaagtagttacaactgtgatataacaattgtttccataacatggagttcatttcacttagcatcatcttatgtgttcataagggtatagctattgggccttgtgaagctctgctatgacttgcctaaacctgtactaattattcccaataagggagaccatagagtccatgtttctttgggcctggctcacttcacttagtataactttttccaagtccttccatttccttacaaatggaacaatgtcattctttctgatagaggcataaaattccattgtgtatatgtaccacattttcctgatctattcgtctactgaggggcatctgggttggtcccagattcttgctatgacaaattgtgctgcgatgaacattgttgtgctggtggcattactgtgattttgtttgtggtctgttggatagatacccaaaagtggggctgctggatcataagggagttctatattgagccttctgaggaatctccatactgcttgccagagtggctgaaccagtttacattcccaccaacaatgaagtagggttcccttttggccacatcccctccaacaattgttattattagttttcttgatatatgacattcttgctggggtgagatggaatctcaatgttgttttgatttgcatttcctttatggccagtgatgtagagcattttttcatatgtctcttggccattctcatttcctcatcagagaagtttctttgtaccacatcaaccggagcaaggtaaagaaccacatggttttatcgctggatgcggaaaaagcgttcgataaaatccagcacccatttatgctaaaagccctggaaaaactgggattccagggaacattcctgaatataatcaaagcagtttatgacaaaccaaagcaagcataactctaaatggtgaaaaatgaaagccattccctctaaaatcaggaacaaggcagggatgcacactctctcccctgctcttcaacatagttctagaattcctagccagagcaatcaggcaagaagaaaatataaaggggatccaaataggaaaagatgaagttaaattttctctcttcgcagatgacatgatcctatacctaaagaatcccacagactctacccccaagctactagagctgatccaaaactttggcaaagttgcaggatataaaataaaccttcaaaaatcaatggcctttctctatgctaacaacccgaagatcgaggctgaaatcagaaaagcaactccttttgcaatagccccccaaaacataaaatacctaggaataaccttaaccaaagaagtgaaagacctctttgatgagaactttaaaagcttgaaaaatgaaattaagtcagaactaagaaaatggaaaaacctcccatgcccctggtttgggaggattaatataatcaaaatggcaatattgccaaaggctatctacaaattcaatgcaatacccattaatatccctacaccattcttt contains:
- the LOC125362556 gene encoding olfactory receptor 8K3-like, coding for MTSMKEHNFTAVNEFILMGITDRPELQAPLFALFLIIYLISTVGNLGMVILTMVDSSLQTPMYFLLRHLTLTDLGYSTAVGPKMLVNFVVDQNTISYNFCAMQLAFFLVFICNEIFLLSAMSYDRFVAICNPLLYTILMSQRVCWVLATTPYLYSKFMSLLVTIRIFTSSFCGYNVLHHFFCDLIPLLSLLCSNAREIELVIMIFATFNLISTPLFVLMSYLLILIAVLKINSAEGRCKAFSTCTSHLTVVIVFYGTLIFMYLQPKCSNAIDTGQVASVFYTLIIPMLNPLIYSLRNKDVKCALQKTWGKKLLYVFLKRACTDS